The Algoriphagus sp. TR-M9 genome has a window encoding:
- a CDS encoding sigma-54-dependent transcriptional regulator has translation MENQDLGKILIIDDNEDLLFAAKMLLKKHAKEVMIEKDPRRIPFLVNNNNYDVILLDMNFREDTTSGKEGFHWLKQIKEIDPKAVVILITAFGDVEMAVQALKEGATDFILKPWQNEKLLATLSAAIKLKESYNEVDKLQKRQKQMQSDMKKPYTDIIGQSASMKNIFSIIDKVAQTDANVLILGENGTGKELIARAIHERSLRKDEIFVGVDMGAITESLFESELFGHKKGAFTDAKDDRAGRFEVADKGSLFLDEIGNLSIPLQSKLLTVLQKREVTRIGTNKAIPVDIRLICATNMPLHESVMDNTFRQDLLYRINTVEIFLPPLRERQDDIPILANHFLKSYSQKYRKNFTGFTPAGIDLLQHYSWPGNIRELQHAIERAIIMAEGNELDSRDFFFLSAKPASDKAPTSATLNLDDMERTTIQRAIDKNGGNISKAAKELGLTRASLYRRLEKYGL, from the coding sequence ATGGAAAACCAAGACTTAGGAAAGATTTTAATCATAGACGATAACGAAGATTTACTTTTTGCTGCCAAAATGCTCCTGAAAAAGCACGCAAAGGAGGTGATGATTGAAAAAGATCCAAGAAGAATCCCTTTTTTGGTTAATAATAACAATTACGATGTGATCCTGCTGGACATGAACTTCCGGGAGGATACCACCTCCGGCAAGGAAGGATTCCACTGGCTGAAGCAAATCAAAGAAATTGACCCCAAAGCCGTGGTGATTCTCATCACCGCTTTTGGTGATGTGGAGATGGCAGTCCAAGCTCTTAAGGAAGGTGCTACAGACTTTATCTTGAAACCTTGGCAAAACGAAAAGCTGCTTGCAACGCTTTCTGCGGCCATCAAACTCAAAGAAAGTTACAACGAAGTGGACAAGCTGCAGAAGAGGCAAAAGCAAATGCAGTCCGACATGAAAAAGCCTTACACCGATATCATCGGTCAAAGTGCCTCCATGAAAAATATTTTTTCCATAATCGACAAGGTAGCCCAAACGGATGCTAATGTGTTGATTTTGGGAGAAAACGGAACCGGAAAAGAACTCATCGCCAGAGCTATCCATGAACGCTCGCTACGTAAAGATGAAATCTTCGTAGGCGTTGATATGGGAGCGATCACGGAAAGCCTATTTGAGTCCGAGCTTTTTGGACATAAAAAAGGCGCATTTACCGATGCAAAAGACGATAGAGCAGGACGTTTTGAGGTAGCCGATAAGGGATCGCTTTTCCTGGATGAAATCGGAAACCTATCCATTCCTCTGCAGTCCAAACTCCTCACGGTGCTCCAGAAAAGAGAAGTGACCAGGATAGGCACCAATAAAGCCATACCAGTGGATATTCGCCTCATCTGCGCGACCAATATGCCTTTGCACGAAAGTGTCATGGACAATACTTTCCGCCAGGATTTACTTTACAGAATCAATACGGTGGAGATTTTCCTTCCTCCTTTGAGAGAGAGACAGGACGATATTCCGATTTTGGCCAATCACTTTCTGAAAAGCTATAGCCAGAAGTACCGAAAGAACTTCACCGGCTTCACCCCTGCTGGCATAGATTTGCTACAGCACTACAGCTGGCCCGGAAACATCCGTGAACTCCAGCATGCCATAGAACGAGCCATTATCATGGCTGAAGGGAATGAGTTGGACTCTAGGGATTTCTTCTTTCTATCTGCCAAACCAGCCTCAGACAAAGCCCCTACCTCTGCCACTTTGAACCTAGACGACATGGAACGCACTACCATTCAGCGCGCCATAGACAAAAATGGAGGCAATATCTCAAAAGCTGCAAAAGAGCTGGGACTGACCAGAGCTTCCCTGTACAGAAGGCTGGAAAAATATGGATTATAA
- a CDS encoding sensor histidine kinase, with translation MDYKVGLLGRIAFLAASLFLLAYAIIDSWGVFMISLFLVLVVLQIIYLLRYSEGSFNKVRVFLDNIKQDNYSELYPVKFDGTETDDLHIEFNAILAKLKEDQAEKEANYQYFRSVFKHLSIGLITFGENGEIQIINTAAKRILDVEEVKNISEVGQINKELHLAINNLRTGGSELIKIAHPDGIMQLSVYVIELLMRGEKFKLVSLQNIQSELEEKEMEAWQNLVKILTHEIMNSIAPISSLAGTIQGEMESKLENMEKISNQDMEDYLMGISTIEKRSQGLISFVSDFRSLAHIPSPKFTSIAIAKLFDQLEVLLQNQLESHDIELVKDLNPEELVLFGDQTQIEQVLINLAQNAIQAVEDAPEKRVTLRAFIDEAGKIILEVSDTGKGIEEEALSKIFIPFFTTKKKGSGIGLSLSKQIMRRHKGNIQVRSTQGEGTTFKLIFNG, from the coding sequence ATGGATTATAAAGTAGGTTTACTCGGGAGGATAGCCTTCCTGGCTGCATCCCTTTTCCTTTTGGCGTATGCTATCATCGATAGTTGGGGAGTCTTTATGATCTCCCTTTTCTTGGTTTTGGTGGTGCTCCAGATCATTTACCTTTTGCGGTACTCGGAGGGTTCATTCAATAAGGTCCGGGTATTTCTGGATAATATTAAGCAGGACAACTATTCCGAGCTGTACCCAGTCAAGTTTGACGGCACAGAAACTGACGACCTCCATATAGAATTCAACGCCATTCTGGCAAAGCTCAAAGAAGACCAAGCAGAAAAAGAAGCGAATTACCAGTACTTCCGCTCGGTGTTCAAACACCTGAGCATTGGCCTGATCACCTTTGGGGAAAATGGGGAAATTCAGATCATCAATACCGCTGCCAAACGTATACTGGACGTAGAGGAAGTGAAGAACATCAGTGAGGTAGGCCAGATCAATAAGGAACTCCACCTCGCGATCAATAACCTTAGAACGGGGGGAAGCGAACTCATCAAAATCGCCCATCCAGACGGCATTATGCAGCTTTCTGTCTATGTGATCGAACTATTGATGAGAGGGGAAAAATTCAAATTGGTATCCCTGCAAAACATACAATCCGAGCTGGAAGAGAAGGAGATGGAGGCCTGGCAAAACCTCGTAAAAATACTGACTCACGAAATCATGAACTCCATAGCGCCAATATCTTCACTCGCAGGAACCATACAAGGTGAAATGGAAAGCAAGTTGGAAAACATGGAGAAAATCTCCAATCAGGACATGGAGGACTACCTGATGGGCATCAGCACTATAGAAAAGCGAAGCCAAGGATTGATCAGTTTTGTGTCTGACTTCAGGAGCTTGGCACATATCCCATCGCCTAAATTCACCAGCATTGCCATAGCAAAACTATTTGATCAGCTGGAAGTCCTGCTCCAAAACCAACTGGAATCCCATGATATCGAACTGGTCAAAGACCTAAATCCCGAGGAGCTGGTCCTCTTTGGTGACCAGACCCAGATAGAACAAGTCTTGATCAACCTCGCCCAAAATGCAATCCAGGCCGTGGAAGACGCCCCGGAGAAAAGGGTGACCCTGCGGGCTTTTATAGATGAAGCAGGAAAGATCATACTGGAAGTAAGTGATACTGGGAAAGGCATAGAGGAAGAAGCACTAAGCAAGATTTTCATTCCTTTCTTCACCACCAAAAAGAAAGGCTCGGGCATAGGCTTAAGTCTCTCCAAGCAAATCATGAGACGTCACAAAGGCAATATTCAGGTGCGGTCTACTCAAGGAGAAGGCACCACCTTCAAGCTGATTTTCAATGGGTAA
- a CDS encoding glycosyltransferase family 39 protein: MNQRNLLLCGFILLKLVLQYLLIDSGYDLHRDEYLHLDQAHHLAWGYISVPPVTSWFSYLIYLLGNTGFWVKFFPALFGALTILLVWKSIEKLGGNLYACSLAATALTFSALARLNLLFQPNSFDILAWTFIFYTLLRHIQTGKVSWLYWMGVGFGFGFLNKYTVLFLAFGVLLGLMLTPERKIFKNPHLYAGLGLGFLIALPNIIWQVVNDYPVIWHMKMLSKYQLVNVSRVDFLAEQVLFFLGSIFILIAAFLSFFSYSPFKKYRFLFFTLISTLVTFAIFRAKAYYAISLYPIFFAFGSIYLAHLLELGWKRYLKPFTYLTPIVFFLLILPLVFPIKPPKKLKEIYASNADLDLTRWEDGEVHDIPQDFADMLGWKELAEKVDLAYSKSPETDHTLIICDNYGQAGAINFYTKIKGLRAVTMNADYVNWISLDQPIKHVILVREASDQVSEREISLFEKSAHIGSISDSNAREFGTNIHLLVGAKSDINSILASEIEEKKAELKMVK, encoded by the coding sequence ATGAATCAGCGTAACCTCTTGCTATGCGGATTTATCCTCCTGAAGTTGGTACTTCAGTACCTACTCATAGATTCCGGCTACGACTTACACCGAGATGAATATCTTCATCTGGACCAAGCCCATCACCTGGCCTGGGGCTACATTTCTGTTCCTCCGGTCACTTCTTGGTTTTCCTATCTGATTTACCTTTTGGGTAACACTGGGTTTTGGGTAAAATTCTTTCCTGCTCTTTTCGGCGCTTTAACGATTTTGCTGGTTTGGAAAAGTATTGAAAAACTAGGAGGAAATTTATACGCCTGTTCCCTGGCTGCCACCGCTTTGACCTTTTCTGCATTGGCTCGTCTGAACCTACTTTTTCAGCCCAATTCCTTCGACATTTTGGCCTGGACTTTTATCTTCTACACCCTCTTAAGACATATACAGACCGGAAAAGTTTCTTGGCTCTACTGGATGGGAGTTGGTTTCGGATTTGGTTTTTTGAACAAGTACACGGTACTCTTCCTTGCTTTCGGGGTTTTACTAGGCTTGATGCTGACACCCGAACGCAAAATCTTCAAAAACCCTCACCTCTACGCCGGACTGGGCTTGGGCTTTTTGATCGCACTTCCCAATATCATTTGGCAAGTAGTGAATGATTATCCTGTGATCTGGCATATGAAAATGCTGAGCAAATATCAACTGGTAAATGTTTCTAGAGTGGATTTCTTGGCTGAGCAAGTGCTCTTTTTTCTAGGCTCCATCTTTATTCTGATCGCTGCATTCCTTTCCTTTTTCAGCTATTCTCCTTTCAAGAAATATAGATTCCTCTTTTTTACTTTGATCAGCACCTTGGTTACTTTCGCCATTTTCCGCGCCAAAGCATATTATGCCATTAGTCTTTATCCTATTTTCTTTGCCTTTGGGTCCATTTACCTTGCCCACTTGCTAGAGCTAGGCTGGAAGCGCTACCTGAAACCATTCACCTATCTTACCCCAATTGTTTTTTTTCTGCTGATACTCCCGTTAGTTTTCCCCATCAAACCACCAAAAAAACTCAAAGAAATCTATGCAAGCAATGCAGATCTAGATCTCACACGCTGGGAAGATGGGGAAGTGCACGATATCCCACAGGATTTTGCTGACATGCTGGGCTGGAAGGAACTGGCAGAGAAAGTAGACCTGGCTTATTCGAAAAGCCCTGAAACAGACCATACGCTGATTATTTGTGATAACTATGGGCAGGCTGGCGCCATCAACTTCTATACGAAAATCAAAGGTCTGAGAGCCGTCACCATGAATGCTGATTATGTAAACTGGATTTCGCTGGATCAACCAATCAAGCATGTCATTTTGGTAAGGGAAGCTTCAGACCAAGTCAGCGAAAGGGAAATTTCTCTATTTGAAAAGTCAGCGCATATCGGATCCATCTCAGACAGCAATGCTCGGGAATTCGGAACTAACATCCATCTTCTTGTTGGCGCAAAATCGGATATCAACTCCATTTTAGCTAGTGAGATTGAGGAAAAGAAAGCAGAGTTAAAAATGGTGAAATAA
- a CDS encoding DUF6438 domain-containing protein: MHSAFMISLSLIAWLNFGQPEKKGFPLAEHALTIVPLALQDSTAAFSKLIFHTSDCFGSCPVIHLEILADRSIRFTGNYNKEKNYSEADSLAYGNFRGVLSEQAFNELLELIIQSKITALDSEQNPLLCCDGAIKTLVLYQNGTRTSHNTMFESGALKPLIAYLYSLGQNTDLTRTEENFHFEK; encoded by the coding sequence ATGCATTCTGCTTTTATGATTAGCTTAAGCCTAATAGCATGGCTCAATTTTGGTCAACCTGAAAAAAAAGGCTTTCCCCTTGCTGAGCATGCCTTGACAATTGTTCCCCTAGCACTACAGGACAGTACTGCCGCTTTTAGCAAACTGATTTTTCATACTAGCGATTGCTTTGGATCCTGCCCAGTGATACATCTGGAGATTTTGGCAGATAGATCCATTCGATTTACTGGAAATTATAATAAAGAAAAGAACTATAGCGAGGCAGACTCTTTAGCTTATGGGAATTTTAGAGGAGTGCTCTCGGAGCAGGCTTTCAATGAACTTCTTGAACTCATCATTCAGTCCAAAATCACAGCTTTAGATTCTGAGCAGAACCCTTTGCTTTGCTGTGATGGAGCAATCAAAACCCTTGTTTTATACCAAAATGGCACAAGAACTTCCCATAATACCATGTTTGAATCAGGGGCTTTAAAACCGCTGATCGCCTATCTATACTCCCTCGGACAAAATACTGACTTAACCCGCACTGAGGAAAATTTTCACTTCGAAAAGTAA
- a CDS encoding DHH family phosphoesterase — MNTYSHIVNEILAASNIVITAHKSADGDSVGSSLGLLHFIEKLGKDALVCHPDQAPDFLDFLNLNRIKTMEHEADKVATALQKADLIFCLDYNSTERVGKSMQEMLESATCKKIMIDHHLDPQDFCDIAVSAPSVSSTAELIVELIEQSGNGSLLDEKTGTPLYVGILTDTGSFRFNSVKPRTHEILAKLLAAGVQHHLLHEALNDTNTASRLRLQGFAMAEKMEILEENSVAIISLTKEELEKYDYQKGDTDSLANQALSIKGMKAAILLSEKDGIIKISFRSKGADNPVNQLAAGHFDGGGHANAAGGKSELPMPETLAKIKKLVKEFFPAK, encoded by the coding sequence ATGAATACTTATTCTCACATAGTAAATGAAATTTTAGCAGCCTCCAATATTGTGATTACTGCTCATAAATCTGCCGACGGAGACTCTGTAGGCTCTTCTCTGGGACTTCTACACTTTATTGAAAAACTGGGAAAGGATGCGCTGGTCTGCCATCCTGACCAAGCACCTGATTTTTTGGATTTCCTGAATCTGAACCGCATTAAAACTATGGAACATGAGGCGGATAAAGTGGCCACAGCACTCCAAAAAGCAGATTTGATTTTCTGTCTGGACTATAATTCTACTGAGCGGGTAGGTAAATCTATGCAGGAAATGCTTGAATCAGCCACCTGCAAAAAAATCATGATTGACCACCACCTAGACCCGCAGGATTTCTGCGACATTGCCGTATCTGCCCCCTCAGTATCTTCCACGGCAGAGTTGATAGTAGAATTAATCGAGCAGTCTGGAAATGGGAGTTTGTTGGATGAAAAAACAGGAACACCACTTTATGTCGGTATATTGACCGATACGGGAAGCTTTCGATTCAATTCTGTCAAACCCAGAACGCATGAAATCCTCGCTAAATTGCTTGCCGCTGGAGTACAGCATCACCTTCTCCATGAAGCTCTTAACGATACCAATACTGCAAGTCGCCTACGTTTGCAGGGCTTTGCCATGGCAGAGAAAATGGAAATTCTGGAAGAAAACTCGGTAGCAATTATCTCTCTGACGAAAGAAGAATTAGAAAAATATGACTACCAAAAAGGCGATACCGACAGCTTGGCAAACCAAGCCCTATCCATCAAAGGCATGAAAGCTGCCATTCTACTTTCGGAGAAAGATGGAATCATCAAAATATCCTTTCGGTCAAAAGGGGCAGACAACCCGGTTAACCAACTTGCTGCTGGGCATTTTGATGGTGGCGGACATGCAAATGCTGCCGGCGGAAAAAGTGAGCTCCCTATGCCCGAAACATTAGCAAAAATCAAAAAACTGGTAAAGGAGTTTTTTCCTGCAAAATGA
- a CDS encoding App1 family protein has protein sequence MTAKKGKLFLTIIYEIKLKVNQVILWISIKLGLVSSIMIVPYQGFGNQKELYLAGRVIRNNRINKSTPKDSIWQNIDKMFRRFNTVVIPHVQVKALIAGQEFFTKTNEEGYFEFKVAIDTSKISGSRWQNVEINLVDQIIKGQGSVTAIGKVVIPKGTLDFGVISDIDDTVIPTGAMRLTEMLKTTFAKNAYSRVPFAGVSALYKALEKGRDGLESNPFFYVSSSPWNLYDFLTELLEVHAIPKGPLMLRDIGLSRTELIAGSHEAHKLEQIRKILLFYPHLSFLLFGDSGQDDPEIYLQIVKEFPGRILKVFIRDIHASRHEFVKQKSKEIAQYGVEMQLVEDTIAATRIAIENGWILPDGLENVAVEKAINEKAIE, from the coding sequence ATGACTGCTAAAAAAGGAAAGCTTTTCTTAACTATCATCTATGAGATCAAACTCAAAGTCAATCAAGTGATCTTATGGATTTCGATCAAACTTGGCTTAGTCAGCTCCATCATGATCGTCCCCTATCAGGGATTTGGTAATCAAAAAGAACTCTACCTGGCAGGGCGGGTAATTCGGAACAATAGAATTAACAAATCCACTCCTAAGGATAGCATTTGGCAAAACATAGATAAAATGTTCCGCAGATTCAACACCGTGGTCATTCCCCACGTGCAGGTCAAAGCACTAATTGCAGGGCAAGAATTTTTCACCAAGACCAATGAAGAAGGGTATTTTGAATTTAAGGTAGCAATTGATACGAGCAAAATCTCAGGTTCCAGATGGCAAAACGTGGAAATAAACCTGGTGGATCAAATCATCAAAGGACAGGGATCTGTTACAGCCATAGGCAAGGTAGTAATCCCAAAGGGTACGCTGGACTTTGGCGTGATCTCAGACATAGACGACACCGTGATCCCCACAGGAGCCATGCGGCTTACGGAAATGCTCAAGACCACCTTTGCCAAAAATGCCTACTCCAGAGTGCCTTTTGCTGGAGTTTCTGCCCTGTACAAAGCGCTGGAAAAAGGAAGGGATGGATTGGAAAGCAACCCTTTCTTTTACGTATCCAGCAGCCCTTGGAATCTCTATGATTTCCTTACAGAACTACTCGAAGTACACGCTATACCTAAAGGACCGTTGATGCTTCGGGATATAGGCTTATCCAGAACAGAGCTGATCGCCGGTAGTCATGAAGCTCATAAGCTTGAGCAGATCAGGAAAATTCTGCTTTTTTATCCCCATCTTTCTTTTCTGCTTTTTGGGGATAGTGGTCAGGATGATCCCGAGATTTACCTGCAAATAGTAAAGGAATTTCCGGGTCGAATCCTAAAAGTTTTCATACGGGATATTCACGCCTCAAGACATGAATTTGTCAAGCAAAAGAGTAAGGAGATAGCACAGTACGGGGTAGAAATGCAATTGGTAGAGGACACCATAGCCGCTACTCGGATCGCTATTGAGAATGGCTGGATACTTCCTGATGGTTTGGAAAATGTAGCAGTAGAAAAAGCAATAAATGAGAAAGCAATAGAATAA
- a CDS encoding cystathionine gamma-synthase: MKFGTKAIHAGIEPDPSTGAIMTPIYQTSTYVQQSPGDHKGYEYSRTHNPTRTALQSSLAELENGKHGICFSSGLGAIDAVLKLFNPGDEIISSNDLYGGTYRLFTKIYERFGIKFKFVPMADPASIAAHITEKTKMIWVETPTNPMMNIIDIAAVAKLGKGKKIMVAVDNTFASPYLQNPLDLGADLVMHSVTKYLGGHSDVVMGALVVNDDELAEKLVFIQNASGATPGPQDCFLVLRGIKTLHLRMERHSQNGKTIAAYLKNHPKVEKVYWPGFEDHPNHAIAKKQMRDYGGMISFTLVGNQESDAVKVMGNFRLFALAESLGGVESLCGHPASMTHASIPKEEREKVGLVDSLIRLSVGVEDAEDLKNDLANALSKI, from the coding sequence ATGAAATTTGGAACCAAAGCCATACATGCCGGAATAGAGCCTGATCCTAGCACAGGAGCCATTATGACCCCGATCTACCAAACCTCTACCTATGTGCAGCAGTCACCGGGAGATCATAAGGGGTATGAATATTCCAGGACACATAATCCTACCCGTACTGCCTTGCAGTCCAGCCTGGCTGAGTTGGAAAATGGGAAACATGGGATTTGCTTTTCTTCAGGTCTAGGGGCCATAGATGCGGTACTGAAACTTTTCAACCCCGGAGATGAGATCATCAGTTCCAATGATTTGTACGGAGGGACTTATCGGCTTTTTACGAAAATCTATGAGCGATTTGGGATCAAATTTAAGTTTGTGCCAATGGCTGATCCGGCCAGTATCGCAGCGCATATCACCGAGAAAACCAAGATGATCTGGGTGGAGACGCCCACCAATCCCATGATGAATATCATCGATATCGCAGCCGTCGCCAAGTTGGGCAAGGGCAAGAAGATCATGGTAGCTGTGGACAATACTTTTGCTTCTCCCTACCTGCAAAACCCCTTGGACCTAGGGGCTGATCTGGTCATGCACTCCGTGACCAAGTATCTAGGTGGGCACTCAGATGTAGTCATGGGAGCCTTAGTGGTCAATGATGATGAATTGGCAGAAAAATTAGTGTTCATTCAAAATGCTTCTGGTGCGACTCCGGGGCCTCAGGATTGTTTTTTGGTACTGAGAGGGATCAAAACCTTACATTTGCGCATGGAGCGCCATTCCCAAAATGGGAAGACAATAGCGGCCTATCTGAAAAATCATCCCAAAGTAGAAAAGGTTTATTGGCCGGGATTTGAGGATCACCCAAATCATGCCATCGCCAAAAAGCAGATGCGGGATTACGGGGGGATGATTTCTTTTACATTGGTGGGGAATCAAGAATCAGATGCGGTGAAGGTGATGGGAAATTTCCGGCTTTTTGCTTTGGCAGAATCTCTCGGAGGAGTGGAATCTCTCTGCGGTCATCCAGCATCCATGACACATGCGAGTATCCCGAAGGAGGAGCGGGAAAAAGTGGGGCTGGTGGATTCCCTCATCCGGCTGAGTGTAGGCGTGGAAGATGCCGAGGATCTGAAGAATGACCTGGCCAATGCACTCTCGAAGATTTGA
- a CDS encoding TVP38/TMEM64 family protein: MTKKGRIFKTIRSYFGRHPSGIFAWLWVSIMPFIGSTIFAVNYQVLGDVRIESALDFLAYTLIGALLMGLALLPTTLIALASGFFFGWISLPFLILGYSLASVLGYGLGKITNMGLTEKLFRKNPKFKAALESRKEKEGSLVFFVRISPVVPFAVSNFLFANLNIKLWKVLVYGIPGMLTRTVIAFAAGVAASSYIAAKQSMNSPLQWGIGLALLVIGLGGIYSYVKKSRK; this comes from the coding sequence ATGACAAAAAAGGGCAGGATATTCAAAACTATCCGCTCGTACTTTGGTAGGCATCCATCTGGCATCTTCGCTTGGCTTTGGGTGAGCATTATGCCTTTTATCGGCAGTACTATTTTTGCGGTAAATTATCAGGTATTAGGGGATGTCCGGATCGAATCGGCGTTGGACTTCCTGGCATACACCCTTATCGGCGCCTTACTGATGGGACTAGCGCTATTGCCCACCACTTTGATTGCATTAGCTTCTGGATTTTTCTTTGGCTGGATTTCCCTTCCCTTCTTGATTTTGGGATATTCACTGGCTTCTGTATTAGGCTACGGATTGGGAAAAATCACCAATATGGGACTGACCGAAAAACTATTCAGGAAAAACCCCAAGTTCAAGGCCGCACTAGAGTCCAGAAAAGAAAAAGAAGGTTCCTTGGTGTTTTTTGTACGAATATCTCCTGTGGTGCCTTTTGCAGTTTCCAACTTTCTCTTTGCCAATCTGAATATCAAACTTTGGAAAGTGCTGGTCTATGGAATTCCCGGCATGCTAACCCGCACGGTGATTGCTTTTGCGGCAGGAGTAGCAGCGAGCAGTTACATCGCCGCTAAGCAGTCCATGAACAGCCCCTTGCAGTGGGGAATCGGACTCGCCTTATTGGTAATAGGTCTGGGAGGGATTTATAGCTATGTAAAAAAATCGAGGAAGTGA